In Paenibacillus sonchi, the genomic stretch CTACAACGATTACGGACTTGCGACCCGCAGCAAAGCGAGGACTGTATACAACATGGTTCTCGAATTAAATACTGCATGGCGCTCCGATCCGCTGTATGACGGAAGACCTCTTATCGAGGACATCGGTATCCAGGGACACGACGCGGTGGGTAAGACCCTTGCAAGCGATAACCAATATGCGATGGCCCTCTATGCCTCTCTCGTGGACCGGGGCCTGCTATCTGGTATTACCTATTCAGAGCTTGACCTTAAGGTGCCGACCGATGCTCCCGGAGGCGGTGCGACTGCTCCCGCAGTACTCAATGTCAGACAGTCAGACGCCCTTGGTTATCAGTACGCGCTGCTCTACAAAATGTTCAACAAGTTCGCCCCGTATATCGATCACATCATCAGCTGGGGGGTATCCGGTTCCGGATGGCAGGGGAGCTATGTCCTGTTTGACGGGCAGAGCAATGCAAATGCCGGCTACTATGGCGCCATGAAGCCGGACAGATTTATTCTTGGACATTCGTATCTGGATGATTACTTTGCAGGCGAATATCAGACCATCGGGAATAATGCCATCGACCTTGGCGATCTTGGAGTCTATACACCAAATAGTGTGAATGCCGACCTCAGCAGCCTGACACTGAGTGCGGGAACACTCCAGCCGGCGTTCAACGCAGCCACCACAGAGTATGATGTGTCCCTGAAGGATGCTGACAGCATTACCGTGACAGCGGCAGCGGCAGACAGCAGGTCAACCATTAAAGTGAACGATACGGCGGTTGCCAGCGGTACCGCTTCTGAAGCTATAACGCTGACACCTGGTACAAAAACGGATATAAAGGTTGAGGTCACAGGTGCAGACGGCAGGGTCAAGACGTATACCCTAAAAGTAACCAATAGCAAGACGGAGACTCCGTCCACTCCGGAACCTGGAACACCATCCGCAACGCCTGATCCTGGGACATCTTCAACGCCTGCACCTGGAACGTATTCAACGTCTGCACCTGCAGCATCTGCAACACCTGCACCTGCAGCACCAGTTGTACAGGGCCAGAAAGTAACCATGCAGGCGACTGTGAATAATGGAACTGCATTTGTTAAGGTACTGGATCTGGCAAAAGTAAAGGAATTCATGGAGAAAAATGTTACCCTGGACATACCAGCGGCACAAGGAGTGAATTCATACTCGGTAGGCTTGCCTGCTGCAGCGCTGACAAGCGGAACAAAGGATGACAAACTCACCATTTCCACAGAATTCGGTCAGGTAGTAATATCCGGTAACATGTTAACAGGCACAACTGAAAGCAGCGGCAAGGAAGTAGCACTGGAGATTGGAAAAGGCGACAAGGCCAAGCTTCCGGCGGAAGTGAAGACGGCTCTCGGCGATAAGCCGGTCATTCAGCTTAGCCTTAAGGTGGACGGCAAAGAAACGGCCTGGAGCAATCCCGATGCACCTGTAACGGTATCCGTGCCTTACAAGCCGTCTGCGGATGAATTGAAGAATCCCGAAATGATTGTTGTCTGGTACATTGACGGAAGCGGGGATGTTCTAACAGTACCGAGCGGACGCTATGCTCCCAAGACCGGTATGGTAACATTCACAACTACTCATTTCAGCAGCTACGCAGTAGCTTACGTATCCAGGACATTTACAGATCTCGGAACGGCTGTATGGGCCAAGAACGCGGTCGAAGTACTTGCGTCAAAGGATATTCTCAAGACAGAAGGTCATGTATTCAATCCGTCAACCGGTATCACAAGGGCAGATTTCCTGTACTCCCTTGTCAGGGCACTTGGCTTGAATGCAAGAGTAAATGGAAATTTCAGCGATGTACAGAAGAGTACTTATTACTATAATGAAATTGCAATTGCTAAAGCACTTGGTATTACGAATGGCATAGACAACGACAGTTTCGGCAGCGCCTATAAGATCACAAGACAGGACATGATGGTGTTGACCGAAAGAGCCTTGAAACTTGAGAAGAAGTTGAGTAACCAGGCTGAGGCTGCAGATCTGGAGAGATTCACCGACAAGTCCGAAGTTGCTTCCTATGCGGTGAACAGCGTAGCTGCGATGGTTAAGGAAGGGTTGATCGAAGGCAGCGGGAACAAAGTCAATCCGACCGGAAACACAACCAAAGCAGAAGCTGCGGTGTTCCTCTACAGACTGTATAATAAGTAAGAAATTCGCATAAGGATGATGGAAGCCGTGACAGCTATTGCTGGCGCGGTTTCTTCTATGTGCGGCGAAAATAGGTTTAGGTATCCCCTTTAATTTAACGGATCTCTCGGGGGTATGATATACTCATTAAAGAAGTAAGGGCATAAACAACTTAGTTTTACTACTTCGGGATAAAGATTTGTCCTGTATTCATAGAGAGGTTTTGGATATGACAGAGAATTTTTGGCGTGATTTACCCCGGCCTTTTTTTATACTGGCACCCATGGAAGACGTGACGGATGTTGTTTTTCGCCATGTCGTAAGTGAAGCAGCCAGACCGGATGTGTTTTTTACGGAGTTTGCGAATACAGAGAGTTATTGTCACCCGGAGGGAAACCATGCGGTGCGCGGGCGTTTGACGTTTACAGAGGATGAACAGCCCATTGTAGCTCATATCTGGGGAGATAAGCCGGAATTCTTCCGTCAGATGAGCATCGGGATGGCGCAAGAAGGCTTCAAAGGCATCGATATTAATATGGGTTGTCCTGTAGCGAATGTAGCAGAGAACGGGAAGGGAAGCGGCCTGATCTACCGTCCCGAACTCGCAGCGGATATCATCCAGGCTGCCAAAGCCGGGGGACTGCCCGTCAGCGTAAAAACAAGGCTCGGTTTCAGCAGCTTAGACGAATGGCGCGGCTGGTTAACCCATATTTTGCAGCAAGACATTGTGAATCTGTCCATTCATCTGCGCACAAGAGAGGAAATGAGCAAAGCAGATGCCCACTGGGAACTGATTCCGGAGATCAAGCAGCTTCGTGATGAGGTGGCGCCAGATACCCTTCTGACCATTAACGGGGATATCCCTGACCGCCAGACCGGCCTGAGGCTCGCTGAAGAGTACGGTGTGGATGGTATTATGATCGGGCGCGGTATTTTTCATAATCCATTTGCTTTTGAAAAGGAGCCGAAGGAGCACAGTAGTAGGGAATTGCTTGATCTGCTGCGGCTGCATCTGGATCTCTATGATCAATACTCAGTGCAGGCACCACGTTCGTTCAGCCCCCTTCAACGATTCTTCAAAATATATGTCCGCGGATTCCGCGGGGCAAGTGAATTAAGAAATAGCTTAATGAACACCAAGTCCACAAGTGAAGTGCGTGCGCTTCTGGGTGAATTTGGAGGCAAGGAGCAAGATGGGGCGGAGGAACTTGGGGATTAAGCTGCCAAGATTGTAGAAATCTGTGTGGAAAATAGAAAAAGAAGTGAAATGATTGAGGATTGGATGAATGGAGAGGGGGACCCACCCGGAGCCAATAAGCCTTTCCTCTTTTTTATATGGAGGGGGATCACATGTCCTGGAGCAAATTGAAGCAACAACTGGAGGGCTTTCTCAGTCCTGCATTAAACGGAAGGGTAGAATACCGCGCCCCAGGTTACCGTTACCTGCCTGATAAATCAGGGATTTGCTATATTTCGGTAGATAAAAAGAACGTACTCAACATGAGTGATAAAACGAACGCGATCAGATGGTATCAAACAGAGCTGGAAATCAAAAATGATCCGGATATCCAAATTCCTATCACCAGTGACGACATTGAAGCAGTCAGACAAGCGACGAAGGGGCCAGTGCCGGAGGATCGTCTAATCGTAATGGCCAGAAGCAGAAAAAGTACAGAGCATGCCAAAGAGCTAATGTCAGCACAGGCTGCATTAACTAAATCGAATTTTATTGTGGTGGCGAATAAGTTCCTAACTACTCCGATAGAGGAAAGCTTAGAGAGCAAGGATATGGTATTGAATATTCTAGCCCTGCTGGACAGGAGAGTTGGCAAAAAGCGGATTTTAAGCATGTCTGAGATGATGCAGTTAAAGCATCCGGTTGTGCAGTATTTTTATGAATTGCGGCGGGGTAAATAAAAATGCTAAAGATACATTAATCATGGAATTAATTATAAAAACGGTAATAAAATATAGTACCCTGTGGATCATCCAAGTGGATGCTTATCCTCCCGTGGGCGGGATACAGGCCAATATATTATAAGGAGGCTTGGCTATTGAATAAAAAAGTTCCTGCCAGAGCGTTATCCGTATTGATAGTTTTAGCAGTATTCCTCTCCGTATTCTTCACCGCATTACCGCCTGCAAACGCGGCCGCCAGAGGAGCATGGGCTCCAAATACTGCATATGCAGTCAATGATACAGTAACCTATAGCGGAAGTACGTATACCTGTCTTCAGGCACATACTTCCCTCACAGGCTGGGAGCCGCCGAATGTTCCTGCACTATGGCAGAGTGGAGGCACCACAACACCGACACCAACAACACCCCCGGCAACCAACGGAGTCACATTCTATGCAGATATCAACTATGGCGGAAAGGCAGTAACCCTTGGAGTAGGCAATTATGTACTATCTCAGTTAAATGCTGCAGGAATTCCGAATGACTGGATGTCCTCGCTCAAGGTGCCCAGCGGCTGGACGGTTGAAGTCTATGAGGATGAAAATTTTGGAGGAACTAAATGGACCTTTACTGCAAG encodes the following:
- a CDS encoding S-layer homology domain-containing protein; this encodes MSDDQIGGDITDHYVYLLFKNAHIAAPNAKMAEAYKANYANLPEYMKLDGHDNEGSIDAYIVDNPPKLTYNDYGLATRSKARTVYNMVLELNTAWRSDPLYDGRPLIEDIGIQGHDAVGKTLASDNQYAMALYASLVDRGLLSGITYSELDLKVPTDAPGGGATAPAVLNVRQSDALGYQYALLYKMFNKFAPYIDHIISWGVSGSGWQGSYVLFDGQSNANAGYYGAMKPDRFILGHSYLDDYFAGEYQTIGNNAIDLGDLGVYTPNSVNADLSSLTLSAGTLQPAFNAATTEYDVSLKDADSITVTAAAADSRSTIKVNDTAVASGTASEAITLTPGTKTDIKVEVTGADGRVKTYTLKVTNSKTETPSTPEPGTPSATPDPGTSSTPAPGTYSTSAPAASATPAPAAPVVQGQKVTMQATVNNGTAFVKVLDLAKVKEFMEKNVTLDIPAAQGVNSYSVGLPAAALTSGTKDDKLTISTEFGQVVISGNMLTGTTESSGKEVALEIGKGDKAKLPAEVKTALGDKPVIQLSLKVDGKETAWSNPDAPVTVSVPYKPSADELKNPEMIVVWYIDGSGDVLTVPSGRYAPKTGMVTFTTTHFSSYAVAYVSRTFTDLGTAVWAKNAVEVLASKDILKTEGHVFNPSTGITRADFLYSLVRALGLNARVNGNFSDVQKSTYYYNEIAIAKALGITNGIDNDSFGSAYKITRQDMMVLTERALKLEKKLSNQAEAADLERFTDKSEVASYAVNSVAAMVKEGLIEGSGNKVNPTGNTTKAEAAVFLYRLYNK
- a CDS encoding tRNA dihydrouridine synthase, which encodes MTENFWRDLPRPFFILAPMEDVTDVVFRHVVSEAARPDVFFTEFANTESYCHPEGNHAVRGRLTFTEDEQPIVAHIWGDKPEFFRQMSIGMAQEGFKGIDINMGCPVANVAENGKGSGLIYRPELAADIIQAAKAGGLPVSVKTRLGFSSLDEWRGWLTHILQQDIVNLSIHLRTREEMSKADAHWELIPEIKQLRDEVAPDTLLTINGDIPDRQTGLRLAEEYGVDGIMIGRGIFHNPFAFEKEPKEHSSRELLDLLRLHLDLYDQYSVQAPRSFSPLQRFFKIYVRGFRGASELRNSLMNTKSTSEVRALLGEFGGKEQDGAEELGD